One segment of Actinomyces sp. 432 DNA contains the following:
- the arfA gene encoding arabinosylfuranosidase ArfA, translated as MAARISVDADRPIGRISPRMYGSFVEHMGRCVYTGIFEPDHPTADANGLRQDVMELVRELGVTTVRYPGGNFVSNYRWEDGVGPIQDRPRRLELAWHTTEPNTFGTDQFMTWCDQAGIEPMMAINLGTRGEADAVNLLDYVNGQADTQYANLRRANGHEDPYNVRMWCLGNEMDGPWQVGHKNAADYAYLALSTARAMHMVDQDLELVACGSSGWEMPTFGDWERTILDLAYDEVDYISLHRYVDPDAQDRASFLAAGVDLDRFIDGVIATADAVGAKHRSSKKIMVSVDEWNVWRLRAWNSVEHGFAADDWPEAAPRIEDVYTGADALVVGGLLISLLRHADRVKAASMAQLVNVIAPIMTEKGGRAWRQTTFHPFAIASRIARGQAYDAVVASPVTGTERFGEVDTVDAVVTWEEETSTGSLLALNRSLTDSVDVTAALGALGASRVTQAQIIAPDDLDAVNTADDPDRVRPVPHEVTLADGVLTTTLPPASWLAVELA; from the coding sequence TTGGCAGCACGCATCTCGGTCGACGCCGACCGCCCTATCGGCCGTATCTCGCCCCGCATGTACGGCTCCTTCGTGGAGCACATGGGGCGCTGCGTCTACACCGGCATCTTCGAGCCCGACCACCCGACCGCCGACGCCAACGGCCTGCGCCAGGACGTCATGGAGCTGGTGCGCGAACTCGGTGTCACCACCGTGCGCTACCCCGGCGGCAACTTCGTGTCCAACTACCGCTGGGAGGACGGTGTCGGCCCCATCCAGGACCGGCCCCGGCGGCTGGAGCTGGCCTGGCACACCACCGAGCCCAACACCTTCGGCACCGACCAGTTCATGACCTGGTGCGACCAGGCCGGCATTGAGCCGATGATGGCCATCAACCTCGGCACCCGCGGGGAGGCCGACGCCGTCAACCTGCTGGACTACGTCAACGGCCAGGCGGACACCCAGTACGCCAACCTGCGCCGCGCCAACGGGCACGAGGACCCTTACAACGTGCGCATGTGGTGCCTGGGCAACGAGATGGACGGCCCCTGGCAGGTGGGCCACAAGAATGCGGCGGACTACGCCTACTTGGCCCTGTCCACGGCCCGCGCCATGCACATGGTGGACCAGGACCTGGAGCTGGTGGCCTGCGGCTCCTCCGGCTGGGAGATGCCCACCTTCGGCGACTGGGAGCGCACCATCCTCGACCTGGCCTACGACGAGGTCGACTACATCAGCCTGCACCGCTACGTCGATCCCGATGCCCAGGACCGGGCCAGCTTCCTCGCCGCCGGCGTGGACCTGGACCGCTTCATTGACGGGGTCATTGCTACCGCCGACGCCGTCGGCGCCAAGCACCGCTCGAGCAAGAAGATCATGGTCAGTGTGGACGAGTGGAACGTCTGGCGCCTGAGAGCCTGGAACTCCGTCGAGCACGGCTTCGCCGCCGACGACTGGCCGGAGGCCGCTCCCCGCATCGAGGACGTCTACACCGGTGCCGACGCCCTGGTGGTCGGCGGCCTGCTCATCTCCCTGCTGCGTCACGCCGACCGGGTCAAGGCCGCCTCGATGGCGCAGCTGGTCAACGTGATCGCCCCGATCATGACCGAGAAGGGCGGACGCGCCTGGCGGCAGACCACCTTCCACCCCTTCGCCATCGCCTCCCGGATCGCCCGCGGCCAGGCCTATGACGCCGTCGTCGCCAGCCCAGTCACCGGCACCGAGCGCTTCGGTGAGGTCGACACCGTCGACGCGGTGGTCACCTGGGAAGAGGAGACCTCCACCGGCTCGCTGCTGGCCCTGAACCGCTCACTGACCGATTCGGTGGACGTCACCGCCGCGCTGGGGGCCCTGGGCGCGAGCCGCGTTACGCAAGCTCAGATCATCGCCCCCGACGACCTCGACGCCGTCAACACCGCCGACGACCCCGACCGCGTCCGCCCCGTCCCCCACGAGGTGACGCTGGCCGACGGCGTGCTCACCACCACGCTGCCGCCCGCCTCCTGGCTGGCGGTCGAGCTCGCCTGA
- a CDS encoding LacI family DNA-binding transcriptional regulator: MAATLLDVAALAGVSPKTVSRVVNGEPGVSPPRASACSRL; this comes from the coding sequence ATGGCCGCCACACTGCTCGACGTCGCCGCCCTCGCGGGCGTCTCGCCGAAGACTGTCTCGCGGGTGGTCAACGGCGAGCCGGGGGTATCCCCACCACGCGCGAGCGCGTGCTCGCGGCTGTAG
- a CDS encoding LacI family DNA-binding transcriptional regulator — MLAAVARTSYCPNASARSLRTGHSNTIGLAVPELNQPFFAEIADRIAAEARRHDLAVVLGVTGERGQWEARFLADHPDLDGTIMYWQGMAPEEVTEAASRYRLVLLGERHHDVVDRVAMDNDCGVGLVVSHLRALGRKHIAALGVASEGEWTHAAALTRTAALRAALSQHGLELEERLLVTSSEWRPIDGANAVRVLLDRGIGFDAVIAFNDALALGALHELAASGIRIPQDVAVTGIDNLELSRYTSPSLTTVSPSLGAYAADAVSLLRRRIAAPDAPARTVIEDVVLLARDSTVGGEAPWPRA; from the coding sequence GTGCTCGCGGCTGTAGCACGTACCAGCTACTGCCCGAACGCCTCCGCCCGTTCGCTGCGCACCGGACACTCCAACACGATTGGCCTTGCGGTGCCGGAACTGAACCAGCCCTTCTTCGCCGAGATCGCCGACCGCATTGCCGCCGAGGCCCGCCGCCACGACCTGGCCGTGGTGCTGGGAGTCACCGGCGAGCGCGGTCAGTGGGAGGCGAGATTTCTGGCCGACCACCCCGATCTCGACGGCACCATCATGTACTGGCAGGGAATGGCGCCGGAGGAGGTCACCGAGGCCGCTTCCCGCTATCGGCTGGTGCTGCTCGGGGAAAGGCACCACGACGTCGTCGATCGCGTCGCCATGGACAATGACTGCGGTGTCGGCCTGGTTGTCTCGCATCTGCGGGCCCTGGGGCGTAAGCACATAGCCGCCCTCGGCGTGGCCTCCGAGGGCGAGTGGACGCATGCGGCCGCACTGACCCGCACCGCGGCCCTACGCGCGGCGCTGTCACAGCACGGGCTCGAACTGGAAGAACGGCTGCTGGTCACCTCCTCCGAGTGGCGCCCCATCGACGGCGCCAACGCGGTGCGCGTGCTGCTGGACCGCGGCATCGGCTTCGATGCGGTGATCGCCTTCAACGACGCACTCGCGCTCGGCGCACTGCACGAACTCGCGGCGTCCGGGATACGCATACCGCAGGACGTGGCCGTGACCGGTATCGACAATCTGGAGCTGTCGCGCTACACCTCCCCGTCGCTGACAACCGTCTCCCCCTCTCTGGGCGCCTACGCCGCCGACGCCGTCTCACTGCTGCGGCGGCGCATTGCCGCACCGGACGCCCCCGCGCGCACCGTCATTGAGGACGTAGTGCTTTTGGCACGTGATTCCACCGTCGGGGGTGAGGCACCGTGGCCGCGCGCGTGA
- a CDS encoding LacI family DNA-binding transcriptional regulator, which yields MAARVTMSDVARRAGVSAKTVSNVLRGAPGASPETRQRVLEAVTALGYRLNPSASALRSGRRGRITLAIPTLQQPLYAALAQGLMRAAAHTSVVLELTQGEADREQEILAGSWAKRSDAAVLVPRGVDPASLACGEVAQTKSPLVLIADSGPPDLPRVSCPPEAQVKLVAAHLRALGRLRPAVVGVAEAADHWTGACVQGLRESGLRVDDDAVIRVGVPDGMLGGVEAVARLAHAALPVNAVVCHNDALAAGAVSALRRRGVQVPAEVVVVGRGNTDAAAFATPTLTSVDLDLPAMAEGALTLLGIGPAGGRREESLPPHLTQARLVTTTPALSARGSTVDGAGAGPERLG from the coding sequence GTGGCCGCGCGCGTGACCATGAGCGACGTCGCCCGCCGCGCGGGCGTGTCCGCTAAGACCGTCTCCAATGTGCTGCGAGGGGCGCCGGGGGCCTCGCCCGAAACGCGCCAACGCGTACTTGAGGCGGTCACGGCGCTGGGCTACCGGCTCAATCCGAGCGCCTCGGCGCTGCGCAGCGGGCGCCGCGGGCGCATCACCTTGGCCATACCCACCCTGCAGCAGCCGTTGTACGCCGCGCTGGCGCAGGGGCTGATGCGGGCAGCCGCTCACACGTCGGTGGTCCTGGAGCTCACCCAGGGTGAGGCGGACCGGGAGCAGGAGATTCTGGCTGGGTCGTGGGCGAAGCGGTCCGACGCCGCCGTACTCGTGCCGCGGGGCGTGGACCCGGCGTCACTAGCGTGCGGGGAAGTGGCTCAGACGAAGTCGCCCCTGGTACTCATCGCCGATTCCGGCCCGCCGGACTTGCCGCGCGTATCCTGCCCGCCTGAGGCACAGGTGAAGCTGGTTGCGGCGCACCTGCGCGCATTGGGGCGGCTCCGCCCGGCGGTGGTCGGCGTAGCCGAGGCCGCCGACCACTGGACCGGCGCCTGCGTGCAGGGCCTGCGGGAGTCAGGGCTGCGCGTCGACGACGACGCCGTAATCCGGGTGGGTGTCCCCGACGGAATGCTCGGCGGGGTCGAGGCGGTAGCGCGGCTGGCTCACGCCGCTCTCCCCGTGAATGCCGTGGTCTGTCACAACGACGCCCTTGCGGCGGGCGCCGTCAGCGCGCTGAGGCGGCGAGGTGTGCAGGTGCCGGCGGAGGTGGTTGTGGTCGGCCGGGGGAACACCGACGCCGCCGCCTTCGCCACTCCGACGCTCACCAGCGTGGACCTGGACCTGCCGGCCATGGCCGAGGGTGCGCTAACGCTGCTCGGTATCGGGCCTGCGGGGGGCCGCCGTGAGGAATCGCTCCCACCCCACCTTACGCAGGCGCGGCTGGTGACCACCACCCCGGCGCTTTCGGCGCGTGGTTCCACGGTCGACGGCGCCGGGGCGGGCCCGGAGCGGCTGGGTTAG
- the araA gene encoding L-arabinose isomerase, whose protein sequence is MTALPSPFDGKEIWFLTGSQDLYGEETLAQVADQSRQVAAWLDAADAIPVRIVWKPVLKDRDAIRAAMLAANADDACIGVIAWMHTFSPAKMWIGGIDALSKPLVQLHTQYSQSLPWSTIDMDYMNLNQAAHGDREFGYILTRLSQPRKVVVGHATQADTQVKIGTWARAAAGWDALHHTRLVRFGDNMRNVAVTEGDKTEAELRLGASVNTWGVNDLVEVVDAVTEAEIDALIEEYLDAYDVVEELRPGGERHESLRYGARIEAGMRRFLQERGATAFTTNFEDLGGLRQLPGLAVQRLMADGYGFGAEGDWKTALLVRAAKVMGYGLPGGASLMEDYCYEMTPGKEKILGAHMLEVCPSLTESKPRLEIHPLGIGNREDPVRLVFDADTGAGLVVAMSDMRERFRLTANVVKIVGSDEPLPKLPVARAVWEPAPDFYTSTECWMQAGAAHHTVMTTATTLEMWQDLAEIARMELALIDSATTTRGFVQELRGNQVYYRLTQG, encoded by the coding sequence ATGACTGCTCTGCCCAGTCCGTTCGACGGCAAGGAGATCTGGTTCCTCACCGGGAGCCAGGACCTGTACGGCGAGGAGACCCTCGCGCAGGTCGCCGACCAGTCCCGGCAGGTCGCCGCCTGGCTCGACGCCGCCGACGCCATCCCGGTGCGTATCGTCTGGAAGCCGGTCCTGAAGGACCGCGATGCCATCCGCGCCGCCATGCTCGCCGCCAATGCCGACGACGCCTGCATCGGCGTGATCGCCTGGATGCACACCTTCTCCCCGGCCAAGATGTGGATCGGCGGCATCGACGCGTTGTCCAAGCCCCTGGTCCAACTGCACACCCAGTACTCGCAGTCCCTGCCCTGGTCCACCATCGACATGGACTACATGAACCTCAACCAGGCCGCCCACGGCGACCGCGAGTTCGGCTACATCCTGACTCGCTTGAGCCAGCCCCGCAAGGTCGTCGTCGGCCACGCCACCCAGGCGGACACCCAGGTCAAGATCGGCACCTGGGCGCGCGCCGCCGCCGGATGGGACGCCCTGCACCACACCCGCCTGGTCCGCTTCGGCGACAATATGCGCAACGTCGCCGTCACCGAGGGCGACAAGACCGAGGCCGAGCTGCGCCTAGGCGCCAGCGTGAACACCTGGGGCGTCAACGACCTGGTCGAGGTCGTCGACGCCGTCACCGAGGCGGAGATCGACGCCCTGATCGAGGAATACCTGGACGCCTACGACGTCGTCGAGGAGCTGCGCCCCGGCGGCGAGCGCCACGAGTCCCTGCGCTACGGCGCGCGCATCGAGGCCGGCATGCGCCGCTTCCTCCAGGAGCGCGGTGCCACCGCCTTCACCACCAACTTCGAGGACCTCGGCGGGCTGCGGCAGCTGCCGGGCCTGGCCGTCCAGCGGCTCATGGCAGACGGCTACGGCTTCGGCGCCGAGGGCGACTGGAAGACGGCCCTGCTCGTGCGTGCCGCCAAGGTCATGGGCTACGGCCTGCCCGGCGGCGCCTCCCTGATGGAGGACTACTGCTACGAGATGACGCCCGGTAAGGAGAAGATCCTCGGCGCCCACATGCTCGAGGTCTGCCCCTCGCTCACCGAGTCCAAGCCGCGCCTGGAGATCCACCCGCTCGGTATCGGGAACCGTGAGGACCCTGTGCGCCTGGTCTTCGACGCCGACACCGGCGCCGGCCTAGTGGTCGCCATGTCCGACATGCGCGAGCGCTTCCGCCTGACCGCCAATGTTGTCAAGATCGTCGGCTCCGACGAGCCGCTGCCCAAGCTGCCCGTGGCCCGCGCCGTATGGGAGCCGGCCCCCGACTTCTACACTTCCACCGAGTGCTGGATGCAGGCCGGCGCCGCCCACCACACGGTCATGACCACGGCCACCACCCTGGAGATGTGGCAGGACCTGGCCGAGATCGCCCGGATGGAGCTGGCCCTCATCGACTCCGCCACCACCACACGTGGCTTCGTGCAGGAGCTGCGGGGCAACCAGGTCTACTACCGCCTGACTCAGGGCTGA
- a CDS encoding TetR/AcrR family transcriptional regulator, with protein sequence MARLEDSAAPLKDAMGNALLELMQEKPLKKISASDIATRAGLGRVTYFRHFSSKEEVLAYKYQTAWTDFAAHHWYDETDDRANAIALFRFCLRMRQVNELLYAAGQHNVLLATVLDALGSDAPSRKAEPGGGEVPSADSRALNAHHFKAYGLFGLIDTWIRGGYHQSPEDMAAEYVSYLSPEIESLGARGGGRRTGGRAARMRRLQRIREEAARQDPRRYIIDDTP encoded by the coding sequence ATGGCACGACTCGAGGACTCCGCGGCGCCGCTCAAGGACGCCATGGGCAACGCCCTGCTCGAGCTCATGCAAGAAAAACCGCTGAAGAAGATCAGCGCCAGCGATATTGCCACCCGCGCCGGACTGGGGCGGGTCACCTATTTCCGCCACTTCTCCTCCAAGGAGGAGGTACTGGCCTACAAGTACCAGACGGCCTGGACAGACTTCGCCGCCCACCACTGGTATGACGAGACGGATGACCGCGCCAACGCGATAGCCCTGTTCCGGTTCTGCTTGCGGATGCGGCAGGTCAACGAGCTCCTTTACGCCGCGGGGCAGCACAACGTTCTACTGGCAACAGTGCTTGACGCGCTCGGCAGCGATGCACCGAGCCGCAAGGCCGAACCGGGAGGCGGCGAGGTGCCCAGCGCCGACTCCCGCGCACTAAACGCGCATCACTTCAAGGCTTACGGCCTGTTCGGCCTCATTGACACGTGGATACGCGGCGGCTACCACCAGTCGCCGGAGGACATGGCCGCCGAGTACGTCAGCTACCTCAGTCCTGAGATCGAGTCCCTGGGGGCACGCGGAGGTGGGCGCCGGACGGGTGGCCGGGCGGCGCGGATGCGCCGTCTCCAGCGTATCCGCGAGGAGGCGGCCCGGCAGGATCCGCGGCGGTACATCATCGACGACACTCCTTGA
- a CDS encoding MFS transporter, which produces MSTTADPRLEEPTRPGTSAKYLGGRPYYQYLISFVIAGVFLYACYSALAAILLPNTVQTIEFRQYFSGTTVTSLDQLTELTNLANDVSAGTATPTAEQAHLLDLLKQYEAARASSISNMMIVGSFFTLFAQPIVGVLSDRWRSRWGRRAFWIVAGAVAGAAFMIGLRYSTTVLMLTVFWTTAQVSLNFMQGPLSTTVADRIPAEKTGTVSGLSGIGMMAGFTGGSVVAGVLMNSIGLDAYFVFAVAVVVGALIFVTFAKDRPSKDLELRQFDWLAFLKGFFVPLFDHDFRWVWIARFMMFFGYTAVTNYNLYIIQSHLRPAHTAAEANTIVATLSLAALPVQLLMLAFAGKLSDKAKRRKPFVIGASLVIALDMLVPLLVPTLPMYYFFYILLAGAYGMYMAVDVALFIDVLPDPDTAGRDLGVANVASNIGQMLAPFVAGQLVARTGGYSAIFITAVIAVGVSAVAIIPVRKVK; this is translated from the coding sequence ATGTCCACCACCGCCGACCCCCGCCTGGAGGAGCCCACGCGGCCGGGCACCTCCGCCAAGTATCTGGGCGGGCGCCCGTACTACCAGTACTTGATCTCATTCGTCATCGCGGGCGTCTTCCTGTACGCCTGCTACTCGGCGCTAGCGGCGATCCTGCTGCCCAACACCGTGCAGACGATCGAGTTTCGGCAGTACTTCTCCGGCACCACCGTCACCAGCCTGGACCAGCTCACCGAGCTGACGAACCTGGCCAATGACGTCAGCGCCGGAACCGCGACTCCCACCGCCGAGCAGGCGCATCTACTGGACCTGCTGAAGCAGTACGAGGCCGCACGCGCGTCCTCCATTTCCAACATGATGATCGTCGGCTCGTTCTTCACGCTGTTCGCCCAGCCGATCGTCGGTGTCCTCTCCGACCGCTGGCGCTCCCGCTGGGGCCGGCGCGCCTTCTGGATCGTGGCCGGCGCCGTCGCCGGGGCCGCCTTCATGATCGGCCTGCGCTACTCCACCACGGTACTCATGCTCACCGTCTTCTGGACCACCGCGCAGGTCTCCCTGAACTTCATGCAGGGGCCACTGTCCACGACAGTAGCGGACCGAATTCCCGCCGAAAAGACCGGCACGGTCTCCGGCCTGTCCGGAATCGGCATGATGGCAGGCTTCACCGGCGGATCCGTGGTGGCCGGCGTGCTCATGAACTCCATTGGCCTGGACGCCTACTTCGTGTTCGCAGTCGCCGTGGTAGTGGGTGCCCTCATCTTCGTGACCTTCGCCAAGGACCGCCCCTCCAAGGACCTGGAGCTGCGCCAGTTCGACTGGCTCGCCTTCCTCAAGGGCTTCTTCGTCCCACTGTTTGACCATGACTTCCGCTGGGTGTGGATCGCCCGCTTCATGATGTTCTTCGGCTACACGGCCGTGACCAACTACAACCTGTACATCATCCAGTCGCACCTGCGCCCCGCCCACACCGCAGCCGAGGCCAACACCATCGTGGCCACCTTGTCGCTCGCCGCCCTGCCGGTGCAGCTGCTCATGCTGGCCTTCGCCGGCAAGCTGTCCGACAAGGCCAAGCGGCGCAAGCCCTTCGTCATCGGCGCCTCGTTGGTCATCGCCCTGGACATGCTGGTTCCCCTGCTGGTCCCAACGCTGCCCATGTACTACTTCTTCTACATCCTGCTGGCCGGGGCCTACGGCATGTACATGGCGGTGGACGTGGCCCTGTTCATCGACGTCCTGCCCGACCCCGACACCGCAGGCAGGGACCTGGGCGTAGCCAACGTGGCCTCCAACATCGGCCAGATGCTGGCGCCCTTCGTCGCCGGCCAGCTGGTCGCGCGCACCGGCGGCTACTCGGCCATCTTCATCACGGCGGTAATCGCCGTCGGCGTCAGTGCCGTGGCCATCATCCCGGTCCGGAAGGTCAAGTAG
- a CDS encoding nucleoside hydrolase: MTTAARSWEYGSSPWLTDADRLPGVAPRTRVIIDNDFAGDPDDLFALAHHLLAEGTEVRGVVVSRLREDDPWNRTDSSVRAGRERVETLLATMGVTGVDLYDGDDRGFDVYDGPTAASQFIVAEAMRDDDRSLFLVAGGSLGDVARALKAEPAIAARLTLIWIGGGEHPGLAYVPEGGTDMEYNLALDPASARYVFNDTEARIWQVPRDVYRSATVSMATIRRGCARAGALGAYLLGELNQVRAMVAGMAHPGATYVLGDQPLVLLSSLQTTFEPDAASSYYDVIPTPRIAQDGTYRYPQNTRPMRRYQRIDNRLLFDDMFDSLAALTDWLES; the protein is encoded by the coding sequence ATGACCACCGCCGCTCGATCCTGGGAGTACGGCTCCTCCCCCTGGCTCACCGACGCCGATCGGCTCCCCGGCGTTGCCCCGCGCACTCGCGTCATCATCGACAACGACTTCGCCGGCGACCCCGACGACCTCTTCGCCCTGGCCCACCACCTGCTGGCTGAGGGCACCGAGGTGCGCGGCGTCGTCGTCTCCCGGCTGCGCGAGGATGATCCCTGGAACCGCACCGACTCCTCCGTGCGCGCCGGCCGCGAGCGCGTTGAGACACTGCTGGCGACCATGGGGGTGACCGGCGTCGACCTGTACGACGGCGACGACCGCGGCTTCGACGTCTACGACGGCCCCACCGCCGCATCCCAATTCATCGTCGCCGAGGCCATGCGCGACGACGACCGCTCACTGTTCCTCGTGGCCGGCGGCTCTCTGGGAGACGTCGCACGCGCGCTCAAGGCTGAACCGGCCATCGCTGCGCGCCTGACCCTCATCTGGATCGGCGGCGGGGAGCATCCCGGACTGGCATACGTGCCCGAGGGCGGCACGGACATGGAGTACAACCTGGCGCTCGACCCCGCGAGCGCACGCTACGTCTTCAATGACACCGAGGCCCGCATCTGGCAGGTCCCGCGCGATGTCTATCGGTCGGCCACCGTCTCCATGGCGACTATCCGGCGCGGCTGCGCCCGCGCTGGCGCGCTTGGCGCCTACCTGCTGGGTGAGCTGAACCAGGTGCGTGCAATGGTCGCGGGCATGGCGCACCCCGGGGCGACCTATGTGCTCGGCGATCAGCCGCTGGTGCTGCTGTCCTCACTGCAAACCACCTTCGAGCCCGACGCAGCGTCCTCCTACTACGACGTTATCCCCACGCCCCGTATCGCACAGGATGGCACTTACCGCTACCCGCAGAACACCCGGCCGATGCGCCGCTACCAGCGCATCGACAACCGGCTCCTGTTCGACGACATGTTCGACTCCCTGGCCGCTCTGACCGACTGGCTGGAAAGCTGA
- a CDS encoding MBL fold metallo-hydrolase: protein MFATYGYFVVDEETGHAFLIDPGAQADLFLRAVRGHDWTVEAIVLTHGHFDHIGAVEELRAAWGIPVLAHAESERYLTDPYLNLSASHGAPLRVRGVEKFQHGDRLTLGEGSNVELEVLHVPGHTDDSCAFYCEQAGFALVGDTVYEGGPGLTIFPTGDAAKLRASLETRLLTLPDGTELLSGHSRPTTVARLRRAVRRPAAGPGDRLS, encoded by the coding sequence GTGTTCGCCACCTACGGCTACTTCGTCGTCGACGAGGAGACTGGACATGCCTTCCTCATCGACCCCGGCGCCCAGGCGGACCTGTTCCTGCGAGCCGTGCGCGGGCACGATTGGACCGTAGAGGCCATCGTGCTCACGCACGGCCACTTCGACCACATTGGGGCCGTGGAGGAGCTGCGCGCCGCCTGGGGGATCCCCGTGCTGGCGCATGCGGAGTCCGAGCGCTACCTGACCGACCCGTACCTGAACCTCTCCGCCAGCCACGGCGCGCCGCTGCGGGTGCGCGGCGTGGAGAAGTTCCAGCACGGCGACCGCCTGACCCTGGGGGAGGGCTCGAACGTCGAACTTGAGGTCCTGCACGTTCCCGGGCACACCGATGACTCCTGCGCCTTCTACTGCGAACAGGCCGGCTTCGCGCTAGTGGGCGACACGGTCTACGAGGGCGGCCCCGGTTTGACCATCTTCCCTACGGGAGACGCGGCCAAGCTCCGGGCGAGCCTGGAGACCAGGCTGCTCACGCTCCCCGATGGTACGGAACTGCTGTCGGGGCACTCCCGCCCCACTACGGTCGCGCGGCTCAGGCGTGCGGTACGACGGCCTGCGGCCGGCCCGGGAGACCGGCTGTCCTGA
- a CDS encoding DsbA family oxidoreductase — protein MKVTYWSDFACPYCYVGETRLHKAIESLGLADDVEVEMKAFELYPDAPREVQGPTLDRFARKYRLTRAAARQRIDSISAMGRAEGIDFNYATTLNTNMLDAHRLTKLAHALGNTRFEELCFHAYFVDNEVMSDHAVLRRLAAQAGLPEADVERVLSSDEYADAVRADEREAHSMGVNAVPFFVVDGKYVISGCQPTQEMARVLTNARDAALAEGAAEGGACGPDGCAI, from the coding sequence ATGAAGGTGACCTACTGGTCGGACTTCGCCTGCCCGTACTGCTACGTCGGCGAGACCCGCCTGCACAAGGCGATCGAGTCGCTCGGCCTGGCCGACGACGTCGAGGTGGAGATGAAGGCCTTCGAGCTGTACCCGGACGCGCCCCGCGAGGTGCAGGGCCCCACACTCGACCGCTTCGCCAGGAAGTACCGCCTGACCCGGGCAGCCGCGCGCCAGCGCATCGACTCCATCAGCGCCATGGGACGGGCTGAGGGCATCGACTTCAACTACGCCACCACGCTCAACACCAACATGCTCGATGCGCACCGGCTGACCAAGTTGGCTCACGCGCTGGGCAATACCCGCTTCGAGGAACTCTGCTTCCACGCCTACTTCGTGGACAACGAGGTCATGTCCGACCACGCCGTACTGCGGCGCCTAGCCGCGCAGGCGGGCCTGCCGGAGGCCGACGTCGAGCGCGTGCTGTCAAGCGACGAGTACGCCGACGCCGTGCGTGCCGATGAGCGCGAGGCGCACTCCATGGGCGTGAACGCCGTGCCGTTCTTCGTGGTGGACGGCAAGTACGTGATTTCCGGCTGCCAGCCCACGCAGGAAATGGCCCGCGTGCTCACAAACGCGCGCGACGCGGCGCTAGCGGAGGGCGCCGCCGAGGGCGGGGCCTGCGGCCCGGACGGGTGCGCGATCTAA
- a CDS encoding winged helix-turn-helix transcriptional regulator — MAQAPKIEWCPAITSLQAVIGGKWKIEILFYVALAEVRHFGQLKRCLHGVSDSTLSKQLRELVADDFLERIDYGEVPPRVEYRLTRRGESFKPLIQAMWDWSEAEFEFSRAEAAQMRSARDELGIPQVR; from the coding sequence GTGGCGCAAGCCCCGAAGATCGAGTGGTGTCCTGCGATCACGTCCTTGCAGGCGGTAATCGGCGGCAAGTGGAAGATCGAGATCCTCTTCTACGTGGCCCTGGCCGAGGTCCGGCACTTCGGCCAGCTGAAGCGGTGCCTGCATGGCGTGTCGGACTCCACACTGTCCAAGCAACTGCGAGAGCTGGTTGCGGACGACTTTCTGGAGCGCATCGACTACGGCGAGGTACCGCCCCGCGTGGAGTACCGGCTGACCCGCCGCGGCGAGAGCTTCAAGCCACTCATCCAGGCCATGTGGGACTGGAGCGAGGCCGAGTTCGAGTTCTCCCGGGCCGAGGCCGCGCAGATGCGCTCTGCCCGCGACGAGCTGGGGATTCCCCAGGTGCGGTGA